One Mugil cephalus isolate CIBA_MC_2020 chromosome 22, CIBA_Mcephalus_1.1, whole genome shotgun sequence genomic window carries:
- the LOC125000448 gene encoding neuronal cell adhesion molecule-like isoform X8, which produces MDRNRKWVPGFGAVLFIFMSHMTSALEVPLDPKVLEGLPQPPTITVQSPKFYVFDPRDNIVIHCEAKGKPQPRFSWTRNGTHFDVEKDPNVLIMPGVGTLVIEIRGEMSETYEGTYQCIAHNEHGTALSNNIVVRQSRSPLWSKERNVAIVVQMGFSLVLQCRPPAGLPPPVIFWMDSTFRRLTQDKRISQALNGDLYISNTLPEDTRNDYICFARFPSTQTIQQKQPVSVTVLESNPEGERPPGFMTPLGATSTKMVLRGDTLNLECIAEGLPTPDITWQKEGGELPSSRTSINNFQKLLKISDVSEADAGDYRCTASNSLGSAHHIIKVTVKAAPFWISAPRNLILAPNETGMLTCRVGGEPKPQIEWFINGAPLANAPMDISRKVDSDTVIFSNVQSGSSAVYQCNASNEFGYLMANAFVSVLAEPPRVLTPSNYEYQVISNNPALLHCASFGSPIPTITWFKDSHTSINNDDSYVIHENGTLEILVAQPLNSGKYTCIATNNLGIKENHVYLRVKEPTRIIKQPEYREVQKGMSTGFECTVKHDSSLVPTMTWLKDNRELPDDKRFKVTKDGLTIKDVTDKDEGTYTCIVNTTLDQDSASAVLSIVEQPDPPTDLELTDQAERSVQLTWTPGDEHNSPTQKFLIQYEDLLHEPRVWNNLTEVPGTSTTVQLHLSPYVYYSFRVLAMNQVGYSQPSQPSHQYRTNPAAPDVNPSDVQAVGTEPGNLVISWTPLTGFQSNGPGLEYRVQWKQKDADEGWSSQKVANVSHFIVSGTPIYVPYEIKVQALNDYGSGPEPEPVTGFSGEGLPLSAPDNVHVTVHNGTLAEVHWEPVSLPSVQGKLQGYKVYYYRKRGLHEEEQEAHQLEENVLSFSGNRSEGRLPGLQPYSVYNLFIRVLNNKGEGPPSPGKTFETPEGVPGPPSFLNAVNPSLDTLTLEWGPPLNNNGRLAGYTLKYQPVNTTSELGPVKVMTFQANETTTTLGNLNASMLYRFNLSARTIKGSGPIIVQEAFTAMDTAVPSRQVDIATQGWFIGLMCAIALLILVLLIVCFIKRNKGGKYPVKEKEDAHQDPEIQPMKEDDGTFGEYSDTEDHKPLKGSRTPSNGTVRRDESDDSLVDYGEGGDGQFNEDGSFIGQYSGKKEKDTHEGNESSEAPSPVNAMNSFV; this is translated from the exons ATGGACAGGAATAGGAAGTGGGTGCCAGGCTTCGGGGCTGTGCTATTCATCTTCATGAGCCACATGACATCAGCGCTCGAAGTGCCCCTTGATC caaaagtacTGGAAGGAT TGCCCCAACCCCCCACTATAACAGTACAGTCCCCGAAGTTTTACGTCTTCGATCCACGGGATAACATCGTCATCCACTGCGAGGCCAAGGGGAAGCCTCAACCCAG GTTTTCATGGACGAGAAATGGGACCCACTTTGACGTGGAGAAGGACCCCAATGTCCTAATAATGCCTGGTGTGGGAACTCTGGTCATTGAAATCAGAGGGGAAATGTCTGAGACCTACGAGGGAACGTACCAGTGCATAGCTCACAATGAGCATGGCACTGCCTTGTCTAATAACATTGTCGTCAGGCAGTCCA GGTCCCCCTTATGGTCGAAGGAGAGAAATGTGGCTATTGTGGTGCAGATGGGGTTCTCCCTCGTGCTGCAGTGCCGGCCACCTGCCGGGCTGCCCCCTCCTGTCATCTTCTGGATGGATAGCA CTTTTCGCAGGCTGACTCAGGATAAACGAATATCCCAGGCGTTGAACGGAGACTTGTACATTTCCAACACTCTTCCAGAAGACACCAGGAATGACTACATTTGCTTTGCTCGCTTCCCCAGTACACAGACCATCCAGCAGAAGCAGCCTGTGTCAGTCACTGTCCTAGAGA GCAATCCAGAGGGGGAGCGTCCACCTGGTTTTATGACGCCCCTTGGCGCCACCAGCACCAAGATGGTCCTGAGGGGGGACACTCTGAATCTAGAATGCATCGCTGAGGGCTT GCCCACTCCAGATATCACCTGGCAGAAGGAAGGGGGTGAGCTGCCGAGCAGCAGGACGTCCATCAACAACTTCCAGAAACTGCTCAAGATTTCTGATGTGAGCGAAGCCGACGCCGGCGACTACCGCTGTACAGCCTCGAACAGCCTAGGCAGTGCACACCACATCATCAAGGTCACTGTCAAAG CCGCTCCCTTTTGGATCAGCGCTCCCAGGAACCTGATCCTCGCTCCAAATGAAACGGGAATGTTGACCTGTCGAGTAGGTGGAGAACCCAAACCTCAGATTGAGTGGTTTATCAACGGAGCTCCCTTAGCAA ATGCTCCAATGGATATCAGCCGCAAGGTGGACAGCGACACCGTGATCTTCAGCAATGTGCAGTCAGGATCCAGTGCCGTCTATCAATGTAATGCATCCAATGAGTTCGGCTACTTGATGGCCAATGCATTTGTCAGCGTTCTTG CCGAACCACCAAGGGTTCTAACTCCATCCAACTACGAGTACCAGGTCATCTCTAACAACCCTGCATTACTTCACTGTGCCTCCTTTGGTTCACCAATACCAACCATCACGTG GTTCAAAGACAGCCACACCAGCATTAACAATGATGACTCATATGTGATCCATGAGAACGGCACACTGGAAATCCTTGTGGCCCAGCCACTAAATAGCGGAAAGTACACTTGCATTGCAACCAACAACCTCGGGATCAAGGAGAACCACGTCTACCTGCGGGTTAAAG AGCCTACTCGTATCATAAAGCAGCCAGAGTACAGGGAGGTGCAGAAAGGAATGAGCACTGGGTTTGAGTGCACAGTCAAACATGACTCTTCCCTGGTTCCCACCATGACCTGGCTCAAGGACAATAGAGAACTGCCAGACGACAAGAG GTTCAAGGTGACCAAGGACGGCCTGACCATCAAAGATGTGACGGATAAAGATGAGGGCACTTACACCTGCATCGTGAACACAACTCTTGATCAAGACTCAGCCAGTGCTGTGCTGAGCATTGTTG agcaACCTGACCCTCCGACCGATCTGGAGCTGACTGATCAGGCGGAAAGGAGCGTCCAGCTCACTTGGACTCCTGGAGATGAACACAACAGTCCCACACAAA AGTTTTTGATCCAATACGAGGATCTGCTCCACGAGCCACGAGTTTGGAACAACCTGACCGAAGTTCCTGGCACGAGCACCACAGTGCAGTTACACCTCTCTCCGTACGTCTATTACTCTTTCAGAGTGCTGGCCATGAATCAGGTGGGCTACAGCCAGCCCAGCCAGCCCTCACACCAGTACAGAACCAACCCTGCAG ctCCTGATGTAAATCCATCAGATGTCCAGGCAGTGGGAACAGAGCCTGGCAACTTGGTCATCTCCTGGACA CCATTGACAGGATTCCAATCTAACGGTCCCGGTCTGGAGTATAGAGTGCAGTGGAAACAGAAGGACGCAGACGAGGGCTGGTCGTCCCAGAAAGTGGCCAACGTTTCTCACTTCATCGTGTCTGGAACTCCGATTTACGTGCCCTATGAAATTAAAGTTCAGGCCCTGAATGATTACGGCAGTGGCCCTGAACCTGAACCGGTGACTGGCTTCTCTGGAGAGGGCT TGCCTTTGTCTGCTCCTGATAACGTGCACGTCACAGTTCACAACGGCACACTCGCAGAGGTGCACTGGGAGCCAGTATCTTTGCCCTCGGTTCAAGGAAAACTTCAGGGGTACAAG GTTTACTACTATCGCAAGCGTGGCTTGCACGAGGAGGAGCAAGAGGCACATCAACTGGAGGAGAACGTTTTGTCTTTCAGTGGGAACCGTAGCGAGGGACGCCTGCCAGGCCTCCAGCCCTATAGCGTCTACAACCTCTTCATCAGAGTCCTCAATAACAAAGGAGAGGGGCCTCCCAGCCCCGGCAAGACATTTGAGACACCTGAGGGAG TACCGGggcctccttcttttctcaacGCGGTCAACCCTAGTTTGGACACTCTCACTCTGGAATGGGGCCCGCCACTGAACAACAATGGCCGCCTTGCTGGTTACACACTCAAATACCAACCAG TCAACACTACCAGTGAACTGGGACCAGTCAAGGTTATGACCTTTCAAGCCAATGAGACCACCACTACCCTGGGCAACCTGAACGCGAGCATGCTCTACAGGTTTAATTTAAGTGCAAGGACAATCAAGGGCTCTGGACCCATCATTGTACAAGAGGCTTTCACAGCCATGGACACAG CTGTACCCAGCAGGCAGGTTGACATCGCCACCCAGGGCTGGTTTATTGGACTGATGTGCGCCATTGCCCTCCTCATCTTGGTGCTTCTCATAGTGTGCTTCATCAAGAGAAACAAGGGTGGCAAATACCCAG tgaaagagaaagaagatgcTCACCAAGACCCCGAGATCCAGCCAATGAAAGAGGACGATGGGACATTTGGAGAGTACAG TGACACAGAGGACCACAAGCCGCTGAAAGGCAGCCGGACGCCGTCCAATGGGACGGTGCGCCGCGATGAGAGCGACGACAGCCTGGTGGACTACGGGGAGGGCGGGGACGGACAGTTCAACGAGGACGGCTCCTTCATCGGCCAGTACAGCggcaagaaagagaaagacacgCACGAAGGCAACGAGAGTTCAGAGGCCCCGTCGCCGGTCAACGCCATGAACTCGTTTGTCTAA
- the LOC125000448 gene encoding neuronal cell adhesion molecule-like isoform X2 codes for MDRNRKWVPGFGAVLFIFMSHMTSALEVPLDPKVLEGLPQPPTITVQSPKFYVFDPRDNIVIHCEAKGKPQPRFSWTRNGTHFDVEKDPNVLIMPGVGTLVIEIRGEMSETYEGTYQCIAHNEHGTALSNNIVVRQSRSPLWSKERNVAIVVQMGFSLVLQCRPPAGLPPPVIFWMDSTFRRLTQDKRISQALNGDLYISNTLPEDTRNDYICFARFPSTQTIQQKQPVSVTVLESNPEGERPPGFMTPLGATSTKMVLRGDTLNLECIAEGLPTPDITWQKEGGELPSSRTSINNFQKLLKISDVSEADAGDYRCTASNSLGSAHHIIKVTVKAAPFWISAPRNLILAPNETGMLTCRVGGEPKPQIEWFINGAPLANAPMDISRKVDSDTVIFSNVQSGSSAVYQCNASNEFGYLMANAFVSVLAEPPRVLTPSNYEYQVISNNPALLHCASFGSPIPTITWFKDSHTSINNDDSYVIHENGTLEILVAQPLNSGKYTCIATNNLGIKENHVYLRVKEPTRIIKQPEYREVQKGMSTGFECTVKHDSSLVPTMTWLKDNRELPDDKRFKVTKDGLTIKDVTDKDEGTYTCIVNTTLDQDSASAVLSIVEATPTPAIVYEQPDPPTDLELTDQAERSVQLTWTPGDEHNSPTQKFLIQYEDLLHEPRVWNNLTEVPGTSTTVQLHLSPYVYYSFRVLAMNQVGYSQPSQPSHQYRTNPAAPDVNPSDVQAVGTEPGNLVISWTPLTGFQSNGPGLEYRVQWKQKDADEGWSSQKVANVSHFIVSGTPIYVPYEIKVQALNDYGSGPEPEPVTGFSGEGLPLSAPDNVHVTVHNGTLAEVHWEPVSLPSVQGKLQGYKVYYYRKRGLHEEEQEAHQLEENVLSFSGNRSEGRLPGLQPYSVYNLFIRVLNNKGEGPPSPGKTFETPEGVPGPPSFLNAVNPSLDTLTLEWGPPLNNNGRLAGYTLKYQPVNTTSELGPVKVMTFQANETTTTLGNLNASMLYRFNLSARTIKGSGPIIVQEAFTAMDTVHIQPTVEAGKGPTEPSHPTPPITQSLHSPFHKAPPVGPVFGTVNTSVSEEGAVISWEYFGHHKNVYVEYIVENSKEDWKKELVNGSHSHMIKGLKPGTSYRVRVVARDAADSTVHSTDEVLVAVPAVPSRQVDIATQGWFIGLMCAIALLILVLLIVCFIKRNKGGKYPVKEKEDAHQDPEIQPMKEDDGTFGEYSDTEDHKPLKGSRTPSNGTVRRDESDDSLVDYGEGGDGQFNEDGSFIGQYSGKKEKDTHEGNESSEAPSPVNAMNSFV; via the exons ATGGACAGGAATAGGAAGTGGGTGCCAGGCTTCGGGGCTGTGCTATTCATCTTCATGAGCCACATGACATCAGCGCTCGAAGTGCCCCTTGATC caaaagtacTGGAAGGAT TGCCCCAACCCCCCACTATAACAGTACAGTCCCCGAAGTTTTACGTCTTCGATCCACGGGATAACATCGTCATCCACTGCGAGGCCAAGGGGAAGCCTCAACCCAG GTTTTCATGGACGAGAAATGGGACCCACTTTGACGTGGAGAAGGACCCCAATGTCCTAATAATGCCTGGTGTGGGAACTCTGGTCATTGAAATCAGAGGGGAAATGTCTGAGACCTACGAGGGAACGTACCAGTGCATAGCTCACAATGAGCATGGCACTGCCTTGTCTAATAACATTGTCGTCAGGCAGTCCA GGTCCCCCTTATGGTCGAAGGAGAGAAATGTGGCTATTGTGGTGCAGATGGGGTTCTCCCTCGTGCTGCAGTGCCGGCCACCTGCCGGGCTGCCCCCTCCTGTCATCTTCTGGATGGATAGCA CTTTTCGCAGGCTGACTCAGGATAAACGAATATCCCAGGCGTTGAACGGAGACTTGTACATTTCCAACACTCTTCCAGAAGACACCAGGAATGACTACATTTGCTTTGCTCGCTTCCCCAGTACACAGACCATCCAGCAGAAGCAGCCTGTGTCAGTCACTGTCCTAGAGA GCAATCCAGAGGGGGAGCGTCCACCTGGTTTTATGACGCCCCTTGGCGCCACCAGCACCAAGATGGTCCTGAGGGGGGACACTCTGAATCTAGAATGCATCGCTGAGGGCTT GCCCACTCCAGATATCACCTGGCAGAAGGAAGGGGGTGAGCTGCCGAGCAGCAGGACGTCCATCAACAACTTCCAGAAACTGCTCAAGATTTCTGATGTGAGCGAAGCCGACGCCGGCGACTACCGCTGTACAGCCTCGAACAGCCTAGGCAGTGCACACCACATCATCAAGGTCACTGTCAAAG CCGCTCCCTTTTGGATCAGCGCTCCCAGGAACCTGATCCTCGCTCCAAATGAAACGGGAATGTTGACCTGTCGAGTAGGTGGAGAACCCAAACCTCAGATTGAGTGGTTTATCAACGGAGCTCCCTTAGCAA ATGCTCCAATGGATATCAGCCGCAAGGTGGACAGCGACACCGTGATCTTCAGCAATGTGCAGTCAGGATCCAGTGCCGTCTATCAATGTAATGCATCCAATGAGTTCGGCTACTTGATGGCCAATGCATTTGTCAGCGTTCTTG CCGAACCACCAAGGGTTCTAACTCCATCCAACTACGAGTACCAGGTCATCTCTAACAACCCTGCATTACTTCACTGTGCCTCCTTTGGTTCACCAATACCAACCATCACGTG GTTCAAAGACAGCCACACCAGCATTAACAATGATGACTCATATGTGATCCATGAGAACGGCACACTGGAAATCCTTGTGGCCCAGCCACTAAATAGCGGAAAGTACACTTGCATTGCAACCAACAACCTCGGGATCAAGGAGAACCACGTCTACCTGCGGGTTAAAG AGCCTACTCGTATCATAAAGCAGCCAGAGTACAGGGAGGTGCAGAAAGGAATGAGCACTGGGTTTGAGTGCACAGTCAAACATGACTCTTCCCTGGTTCCCACCATGACCTGGCTCAAGGACAATAGAGAACTGCCAGACGACAAGAG GTTCAAGGTGACCAAGGACGGCCTGACCATCAAAGATGTGACGGATAAAGATGAGGGCACTTACACCTGCATCGTGAACACAACTCTTGATCAAGACTCAGCCAGTGCTGTGCTGAGCATTGTTG AGGCGACTCCTACTCCAGCCATTGTCTacg agcaACCTGACCCTCCGACCGATCTGGAGCTGACTGATCAGGCGGAAAGGAGCGTCCAGCTCACTTGGACTCCTGGAGATGAACACAACAGTCCCACACAAA AGTTTTTGATCCAATACGAGGATCTGCTCCACGAGCCACGAGTTTGGAACAACCTGACCGAAGTTCCTGGCACGAGCACCACAGTGCAGTTACACCTCTCTCCGTACGTCTATTACTCTTTCAGAGTGCTGGCCATGAATCAGGTGGGCTACAGCCAGCCCAGCCAGCCCTCACACCAGTACAGAACCAACCCTGCAG ctCCTGATGTAAATCCATCAGATGTCCAGGCAGTGGGAACAGAGCCTGGCAACTTGGTCATCTCCTGGACA CCATTGACAGGATTCCAATCTAACGGTCCCGGTCTGGAGTATAGAGTGCAGTGGAAACAGAAGGACGCAGACGAGGGCTGGTCGTCCCAGAAAGTGGCCAACGTTTCTCACTTCATCGTGTCTGGAACTCCGATTTACGTGCCCTATGAAATTAAAGTTCAGGCCCTGAATGATTACGGCAGTGGCCCTGAACCTGAACCGGTGACTGGCTTCTCTGGAGAGGGCT TGCCTTTGTCTGCTCCTGATAACGTGCACGTCACAGTTCACAACGGCACACTCGCAGAGGTGCACTGGGAGCCAGTATCTTTGCCCTCGGTTCAAGGAAAACTTCAGGGGTACAAG GTTTACTACTATCGCAAGCGTGGCTTGCACGAGGAGGAGCAAGAGGCACATCAACTGGAGGAGAACGTTTTGTCTTTCAGTGGGAACCGTAGCGAGGGACGCCTGCCAGGCCTCCAGCCCTATAGCGTCTACAACCTCTTCATCAGAGTCCTCAATAACAAAGGAGAGGGGCCTCCCAGCCCCGGCAAGACATTTGAGACACCTGAGGGAG TACCGGggcctccttcttttctcaacGCGGTCAACCCTAGTTTGGACACTCTCACTCTGGAATGGGGCCCGCCACTGAACAACAATGGCCGCCTTGCTGGTTACACACTCAAATACCAACCAG TCAACACTACCAGTGAACTGGGACCAGTCAAGGTTATGACCTTTCAAGCCAATGAGACCACCACTACCCTGGGCAACCTGAACGCGAGCATGCTCTACAGGTTTAATTTAAGTGCAAGGACAATCAAGGGCTCTGGACCCATCATTGTACAAGAGGCTTTCACAGCCATGGACACAG TTCATATTCAGCCCACTGTAGAGGCGGGCAAAG GCCCCACAGAGCCCTCTCACCCAACTCCCCCCATCACTCAGTCTCTGCATTCCCCGTTTCACAAGG CGCCTCCTGTAGGCCCTGTGTTTGGCACAGTTAACACGTCTGTATCAGAAGAGGGTGCAGTGATCAGTTGGGAATACTTTGGACACCATAAGAATGTATATGTGGAATATATTGTAGAAAACA GTAAAGAAGACTGGAAAAAGGAGTTGGTAAACGGTTCGCACTCGCATATGATTAAAGGTTTAAAGCCAGGGACGTCCTATAGGGTGCGCGTGGTAGCTAGAGACGCGGCTGACTCGACAGTTCACAGCACAGACGAGGTGCTGGTTGCAGTTCCAG CTGTACCCAGCAGGCAGGTTGACATCGCCACCCAGGGCTGGTTTATTGGACTGATGTGCGCCATTGCCCTCCTCATCTTGGTGCTTCTCATAGTGTGCTTCATCAAGAGAAACAAGGGTGGCAAATACCCAG tgaaagagaaagaagatgcTCACCAAGACCCCGAGATCCAGCCAATGAAAGAGGACGATGGGACATTTGGAGAGTACAG TGACACAGAGGACCACAAGCCGCTGAAAGGCAGCCGGACGCCGTCCAATGGGACGGTGCGCCGCGATGAGAGCGACGACAGCCTGGTGGACTACGGGGAGGGCGGGGACGGACAGTTCAACGAGGACGGCTCCTTCATCGGCCAGTACAGCggcaagaaagagaaagacacgCACGAAGGCAACGAGAGTTCAGAGGCCCCGTCGCCGGTCAACGCCATGAACTCGTTTGTCTAA